From the Clupea harengus chromosome 15, Ch_v2.0.2, whole genome shotgun sequence genome, one window contains:
- the zbtb2b gene encoding zinc finger and BTB domain-containing protein 2b isoform X2: MEQATHGLILLQQLNTQREFGFLCDCTVAIGDVFFKAHKAVLAAFSNYFRMLFIHQDSDCVRLKPGDIQPDIFSYLLNLMYTGRLSAQLIDPARLEQGVKFLHAYPLLQEASVGSANASATPAPAPEPSLPTAAIATSLYGIQISDQQEGAPASTCLSPPSDPEGRSGPGWAIRPRASEEAALVSDMELDAYSSGVHEREEVGGGLDTEFSEAPSSSSSSSANANANAHTILHVKPSIMQHHRGSSGSFRKQHSCHVCGARFLQRSALREHLLLHTQALLPLLGDGGGAAAAAPMMPGGMATPQIEELLRGGGVAMAAAAAGVASDGGERQPAAMSSASEIPFSIFAASGSCVGQPQADTPPPSDIADIDHLEGGAGDGAEEREVKRRKYECATCGRKFIQKSHWREHMYIHTGKPYRCSACGKSFCRANQAARHVCLGTPDAERPGLHLCAPDDSSSSSQQEAMFLGSARQPYRCNVCHATFSSPQQVLKHLCFTQGHYSPSARATRATHAHANAQADREGGRDEGSDSSSGSRDDGSLIRTIKTEEVLGD; the protein is encoded by the exons ATGGAGCAGGCCACTCACG gtctgatcctgctgcagcagctcaaCACCCAGAGAGAGTTTGGCTTCCTGTGCGACTGCACGGTTGCCATCGGAGACGTCTTCTTCAAAGCGCACAAGGCCGTGCTGGCCGCCTTCTCCAACTACTTCAGGATGCTCTTTATTCACCAGGACAG tgACTGCGTGCGGTTAAAGCCAGGGGATATCCAGCCCGACATCTTCAGCTACCTCCTGAACCTGATGTACACGGGCCGTCTGTCGGCGCAGCTCATCGACCCGGCGAGGCTGGAGCAGGGCGTCAAGTTCCTGCACGCCTACCCGCTGCTCCAGGAGGCCAGCGTGGGCAGCGCCAACGCCAGCGCCACCCCCGCCCCCGCGCCCGAGCCCTCGCTGCCCACCGCCGCCATCGCCACCTCCCTCTACGGCATCCAGATCTCCGACCAGCAGGAGGGGGCGCCGGCGAGCACGTGCCTCTCCCCCCCGTCTGACCCCGAGGGCAGGAGCGGGCCGGGCTGGGCCATCAGACCCAGAGCGTCGGAGGAGGCGGCGCTGGTGTCAGACATGGAGCTGGACGCCTACAGCAGCGGAGTccacgagagagaggaggtgggggggggtctggacACGGAGTTCAGCGAGGCCCCttcgtcctcgtcctcctcctctgctaacgctaacgctaacgctcaCACCATCCTGCACGTGAAGCCCAGCATCATGCAGCACCACCGCGGCAGCAGCGGATCCTTCCGGAAGCAGCACTCGTGCCACGTGTGTGGCGCCCGCTTCCTGCAGCGCTCGGCCCTGCGCGAGCACCTCCTCCTGCACACGCAGGCGCTGCTCCCCCTGCTGGGGGACGGCGGGGGTGCGGCCGCGGCGGCTCCCATGATGCCGGGCGGCATGGCCACGCCCCAGATAGAGGAGCTGCTCCGAGGCGGCGGGGTTGccatggcggcggcggcggcgggcgTGGCCTCGGACGGGGGGGAGCGGCAGCCCGCGGCGATGTCGTCCGCCTCGGAGATCCCGTTCTCCATCTTCGCGGCGAGCGGCTCGTGCGTGGGCCAGCCGCAGGCAGACACGCCCCCGCCGTCCGACATCGCCGACATCGACCACCTGGAGGGCGGCGCGGGCGACGGAGCGGAGGAGCGCGAGGTGAAGCGGCGTAAGTACGAGTGTGCCACCTGCGGGCGCAAGTTCATCCAGAAGAGCCACTGGCGCGAGCACATGTACATCCACACGGGCAAGCCCTACCGCTGCAGCGCCTGCGGCAAGAGCTTCTGCCGCGCCAACCAGGCCGCCCGCCACGTCTGCCTGGGCACGCCCGACGCCGAGCGCCCGGGCCTCCACCTCTGTGCCCCCgacgacagcagcagcagcagccagcaggAGGCGATGTTCCTGGGCAGCGCCCGCCAGCCGTACCGCTGCAACGTGTGCCACGCCACCTTCTCCAGCCCGCAGCAGGTGCTCAAACACCTGTGCTTCACCCAGGGGCACTACTCTCCCAGCGCCCGCGCCACCCGTGCCACCCACGCCCACGCCAACGCCCAGGCCgacagggaggggggcagggacgAGGGCTCCGACTCGTCTAGCGGAAGCAGAGACGACGGGTCTTTGATACGGACCATCAAGACCGAGGAGGTTCTGGGCGACTAG
- the zbtb2b gene encoding zinc finger and BTB domain-containing protein 2b isoform X1: protein MEQATHGLILLQQLNTQREFGFLCDCTVAIGDVFFKAHKAVLAAFSNYFRMLFIHQDSDCVRLKPGDIQPDIFSYLLNLMYTGRLSAQLIDPARLEQGVKFLHAYPLLQEASVGSANASATPAPAPEPSLPTAAIATSLYGIQISDQQEGAPASTCLSPPSDPEGRSGPGWAIRPRASEEAALVSDMELDAYSSGVHEREEVGGGLDTEFSEAPSSSSSSSANANANAHTILHVKPSIMQHHRGSSGSFRKQHSCHVCGARFLQRSALREHLLLHTQALLPLLGDGGGAAAAAPMMPGGMATPQIEELLRGGGVAMAAAAAGVASDGGERQPAAMSSASEIPFSIFAASGSCVGQPQADTPPPSDIADIDHLEGGAGDGAEEREVKRRKYECATCGRKFIQKSHWREHMYIHTGKPYRCSACGKSFCRANQAARHVCLGTPDAERPGLHLCAPDDSSSSSQQEAMFLGSARQPYRCNVCHATFSSPQQVLKHLCFTQGHYSPSARATRATHAHANAQADREGGRDEGSDSSSGSRDDGSLIRTIKTEEVLGD from the exons atggagcaggccactcacggtctgatcctgctgcagcagctcaaCACCCAGAGAGAGTTTGGCTTCCTGTGCGACTGCACGGTTGCCATCGGAGACGTCTTCTTCAAAGCGCACAAGGCCGTGCTGGCCGCCTTCTCCAACTACTTCAGGATGCTCTTTATTCACCAGGACAG tgACTGCGTGCGGTTAAAGCCAGGGGATATCCAGCCCGACATCTTCAGCTACCTCCTGAACCTGATGTACACGGGCCGTCTGTCGGCGCAGCTCATCGACCCGGCGAGGCTGGAGCAGGGCGTCAAGTTCCTGCACGCCTACCCGCTGCTCCAGGAGGCCAGCGTGGGCAGCGCCAACGCCAGCGCCACCCCCGCCCCCGCGCCCGAGCCCTCGCTGCCCACCGCCGCCATCGCCACCTCCCTCTACGGCATCCAGATCTCCGACCAGCAGGAGGGGGCGCCGGCGAGCACGTGCCTCTCCCCCCCGTCTGACCCCGAGGGCAGGAGCGGGCCGGGCTGGGCCATCAGACCCAGAGCGTCGGAGGAGGCGGCGCTGGTGTCAGACATGGAGCTGGACGCCTACAGCAGCGGAGTccacgagagagaggaggtgggggggggtctggacACGGAGTTCAGCGAGGCCCCttcgtcctcgtcctcctcctctgctaacgctaacgctaacgctcaCACCATCCTGCACGTGAAGCCCAGCATCATGCAGCACCACCGCGGCAGCAGCGGATCCTTCCGGAAGCAGCACTCGTGCCACGTGTGTGGCGCCCGCTTCCTGCAGCGCTCGGCCCTGCGCGAGCACCTCCTCCTGCACACGCAGGCGCTGCTCCCCCTGCTGGGGGACGGCGGGGGTGCGGCCGCGGCGGCTCCCATGATGCCGGGCGGCATGGCCACGCCCCAGATAGAGGAGCTGCTCCGAGGCGGCGGGGTTGccatggcggcggcggcggcgggcgTGGCCTCGGACGGGGGGGAGCGGCAGCCCGCGGCGATGTCGTCCGCCTCGGAGATCCCGTTCTCCATCTTCGCGGCGAGCGGCTCGTGCGTGGGCCAGCCGCAGGCAGACACGCCCCCGCCGTCCGACATCGCCGACATCGACCACCTGGAGGGCGGCGCGGGCGACGGAGCGGAGGAGCGCGAGGTGAAGCGGCGTAAGTACGAGTGTGCCACCTGCGGGCGCAAGTTCATCCAGAAGAGCCACTGGCGCGAGCACATGTACATCCACACGGGCAAGCCCTACCGCTGCAGCGCCTGCGGCAAGAGCTTCTGCCGCGCCAACCAGGCCGCCCGCCACGTCTGCCTGGGCACGCCCGACGCCGAGCGCCCGGGCCTCCACCTCTGTGCCCCCgacgacagcagcagcagcagccagcaggAGGCGATGTTCCTGGGCAGCGCCCGCCAGCCGTACCGCTGCAACGTGTGCCACGCCACCTTCTCCAGCCCGCAGCAGGTGCTCAAACACCTGTGCTTCACCCAGGGGCACTACTCTCCCAGCGCCCGCGCCACCCGTGCCACCCACGCCCACGCCAACGCCCAGGCCgacagggaggggggcagggacgAGGGCTCCGACTCGTCTAGCGGAAGCAGAGACGACGGGTCTTTGATACGGACCATCAAGACCGAGGAGGTTCTGGGCGACTAG